Proteins encoded together in one Streptomyces umbrinus window:
- a CDS encoding zf-HC2 domain-containing protein, whose protein sequence is MKGTEAHDSYGEKPDPEDHNAPVGPQRDTPPPENGPGGPSGPEPPEPSSSRTPDEPPHIPMPRTSVEDTGLPLPEPAPAPLFLEHRVLKSLLGAWALAACSPEETTAVEDHLGTCGACADEALRLRDAVGLLHPPESLDLDPTLRTRVLESCLDRRPPRIPVPEWATPYDAETARLDALLQDIGDAEWHAPVRLRWFEGDEQTSRRTTVAGVIAHLLTVDGLVALTLGLDDPLEAQADAPTPEARTEAFWTTSHFPPTRSVRTPWREQAHNLVRTVAFAAGGTSRASGAERGGGSGRLPVSYGAFELPLRDSMLDRAFETWVHAGDIAEAVDYPYEPPSPRHLHAMIDLGARMLPTALAARRQAGLATPGQTRHLVPAGTPGRSLRLEIEGLGGGEWLIPLDSPGALPSPDHEVAHIALDGVEFCQLAAGHVSPDEAAAGQLGDREAIRDVLFAAASLSRM, encoded by the coding sequence ATGAAGGGCACCGAGGCACACGACAGCTACGGGGAGAAGCCGGACCCGGAGGACCACAACGCCCCAGTGGGCCCCCAGAGGGACACCCCACCCCCGGAGAACGGCCCGGGCGGCCCATCAGGCCCAGAACCCCCCGAGCCCAGTAGCTCTCGCACCCCCGACGAACCCCCACACATACCCATGCCACGCACATCGGTCGAGGACACGGGCCTCCCCCTCCCCGAACCAGCCCCCGCTCCCCTCTTCCTCGAACACCGGGTCCTCAAATCCCTGCTCGGCGCCTGGGCCCTGGCGGCCTGCTCCCCCGAGGAGACGACAGCGGTCGAGGACCACCTGGGCACCTGCGGCGCGTGCGCGGACGAGGCCCTGCGCCTGCGCGACGCGGTGGGCCTCCTGCACCCGCCGGAGAGCCTCGACCTGGACCCCACCCTCCGCACCCGCGTCCTGGAAAGCTGCCTGGACCGCCGCCCGCCCCGCATCCCGGTCCCCGAGTGGGCAACGCCGTACGACGCGGAGACGGCCCGCCTGGACGCCCTCCTCCAGGACATCGGCGACGCGGAGTGGCACGCTCCCGTACGCCTGCGCTGGTTCGAGGGCGACGAACAGACCAGCCGCCGAACCACCGTCGCAGGCGTGATCGCCCACCTCCTGACCGTCGACGGCCTGGTAGCCCTGACCCTGGGCCTGGACGACCCCCTCGAAGCCCAGGCGGACGCCCCCACCCCCGAGGCCCGCACAGAGGCCTTCTGGACCACTTCACACTTCCCGCCGACCCGTTCCGTACGAACCCCCTGGCGCGAGCAGGCCCACAACCTGGTCCGCACGGTCGCCTTCGCGGCTGGGGGCACCTCCCGCGCGAGCGGAGCCGAGCGTGGGGGAGGCTCCGGCCGCCTCCCGGTCTCGTACGGCGCGTTCGAACTCCCCCTGCGGGACTCGATGCTGGACCGCGCCTTCGAGACCTGGGTCCACGCGGGAGACATCGCCGAGGCGGTCGACTACCCCTACGAACCGCCGTCGCCCCGCCACCTGCACGCCATGATCGACCTGGGCGCCCGCATGCTCCCCACAGCCCTGGCCGCCCGCCGCCAGGCAGGCCTCGCCACCCCCGGCCAGACCCGTCACCTGGTCCCGGCCGGCACCCCCGGCCGCAGCCTCCGCCTGGAGATCGAGGGCCTGGGCGGCGGCGAATGGCTGATCCCCCTGGACTCCCCCGGCGCCCTGCCCTCCCCCGACCACGAGGTGGCCCACATAGCCCTGGACGGCGTCGAGTTCTGCCAACTGGCAGCAGGCCACGTCTCCCCGGACGAAGCAGCAGCGGGCCAGCTAGGAGACCGAGAGGCGATCAGAGACGTCCTCTTCGCAGCAGCGTCACTGAGCCGCATGTAG
- the purU gene encoding formyltetrahydrofolate deformylase translates to MNEQSVTEQYVLTLSCPDKQGIVHAVSSYLFMTGCNIEDSQQFGDHDTGLFFMRVHFSAESPVTVEKLRASFAAIGDSFQMEWQIHRAEDRMRVVLMVSKFGHCLNDLLFRARIGALPVEIAAVVSNHTEFAELVASYDVPFHHIPVTKDNKAQAEAQLLELVREQGVELVVLARYMQVLSDDLCKQLSGRIINIHHSFLPSFKGAKPYHQAHVRGVKLIGATAHYVTADLDEGPIIEQEVERVGHQVTPEQLVAVGRDVECQALARAVKWHAERRILLNGRRTVVFD, encoded by the coding sequence ATGAATGAGCAGTCCGTGACCGAGCAGTACGTCCTTACGCTTTCCTGTCCTGACAAGCAGGGCATCGTGCACGCCGTGTCGAGTTATCTCTTCATGACCGGGTGCAACATCGAGGACAGTCAGCAGTTCGGTGACCATGACACGGGGCTGTTCTTCATGCGGGTCCACTTCTCGGCGGAGTCGCCGGTGACGGTGGAGAAGCTGCGGGCCAGCTTCGCGGCGATCGGTGACTCGTTCCAGATGGAGTGGCAGATCCACCGGGCCGAGGACCGGATGCGGGTCGTGCTGATGGTCAGCAAGTTCGGGCACTGTTTGAATGATTTGTTGTTCCGGGCGCGGATCGGGGCGCTTCCCGTTGAGATCGCGGCCGTGGTGTCCAATCACACCGAGTTTGCCGAGCTTGTGGCTTCTTATGATGTGCCGTTCCACCATATTCCGGTCACCAAGGACAACAAGGCGCAGGCCGAGGCGCAGTTGCTGGAGCTCGTGCGGGAGCAGGGTGTCGAGCTGGTCGTGCTCGCTCGGTACATGCAGGTGCTCTCTGATGATCTGTGCAAGCAGTTGAGCGGGCGGATCATTAACATCCATCATTCGTTCCTGCCTAGCTTCAAGGGCGCGAAGCCGTACCACCAGGCGCACGTTCGTGGTGTGAAGCTGATCGGTGCGACCGCGCACTATGTGACGGCCGACCTCGACGAGGGGCCGATCATCGAGCAGGAGGTCGAGCGGGTGGGGCATCAGGTCACGCCGGAGCAGCTTGTCGCTGTGGGGCGTGATGTGGAGTGCCAGGCGCTTGCCCGGGCCGTCAAGTGGCATGCGGAGCGGCGGATTCTGTTGAACGGGCGGCGGACCGTCGTTTTTGACTGA
- a CDS encoding sigma-70 family RNA polymerase sigma factor, with protein MTNKDAPPRWDRKMQQRLARGEAAALGELYDRFASLVHGLAHRVLGDDRAADGVTREVFAHVWENPEAYDPKQGPLRSWVATLTHRLAVQRLRATETAALAHDCSGSTEELERKVRRASVAARADYIVQSMPAPLRAALELAYFQRRDYRQTAADLGVTEDEARRRLRLGLQLLSTAHDTGRSGGAR; from the coding sequence ATGACCAACAAGGACGCGCCGCCCCGCTGGGACCGCAAGATGCAACAGCGGCTCGCACGCGGGGAGGCGGCCGCGCTCGGTGAGCTCTACGACCGATTCGCTTCGCTCGTGCACGGCCTCGCCCATCGCGTGCTCGGAGACGACCGGGCCGCCGACGGCGTCACCCGCGAGGTCTTCGCCCACGTCTGGGAGAACCCGGAGGCGTACGACCCCAAGCAGGGCCCCCTGCGCTCCTGGGTCGCCACACTGACCCACCGCCTCGCCGTGCAGCGCCTGCGCGCGACGGAGACCGCCGCGCTCGCCCACGACTGCTCGGGCAGCACCGAGGAACTGGAGCGCAAGGTCCGCCGCGCCTCGGTGGCGGCCCGCGCCGACTACATCGTCCAGTCCATGCCCGCCCCGCTGCGCGCGGCCCTGGAGCTCGCCTACTTCCAGCGCCGCGACTACCGCCAGACCGCCGCCGACCTCGGCGTCACCGAGGACGAGGCCCGCCGCCGCCTGCGCCTGGGCCTCCAGCTCCTGTCGACAGCCCACGACACGGGCCGCTCCGGGGGTGCCCGATGA